One Cucumis sativus cultivar 9930 chromosome 1, Cucumber_9930_V3, whole genome shotgun sequence DNA segment encodes these proteins:
- the LOC101203815 gene encoding uncharacterized protein LOC101203815 isoform X1, producing MASLLSLSTPPSPINLRRKVNLPNFSSISTNSSFKKHGKIERVGGCGYHGSCFTTRAKGGIEQDVLEKDKEPIEIDVENDYGAVGVHHVGVLCENLERSLHFYLNILGLQINEARPHDKLPYRGAWLWVGAEMIHLMELPNPDPLTGRPEHGGRDRHTCLGIRDVSKLKAILDKAGIPYTLSKSGRPAIFTRDPDANALEFTQVDG from the exons ATGGCGTCCCTTCTCAGCCTATCAACTCCGCCATCCCCCATTAATCTGCGACGCAAG GTGAATCTTCCCAATTTCAGTTCTATATCTACAAActcttcatttaaaaaacatggGAAAATTGAAAGGGTTGGTGGTTGTGGTTATCATGGAAGTTGCTTTACAACAAGAGCCAAGGGGGGCATTGAGCAAGATGTGCTTGAGAAGGATAAAGAGCCAATTGAAATTGATGTTGAGAATG ATTATGGAGCCGTTGGCGTTCACCATGTTGGAGTACTCTGCGAGAATCTTGAGAGATCACTTCACTTTTATCTAAATATTCTAG GTCTTCAAATAAACGAAGCAAGGCCACACGATAAGCTTCCTTATAGAGGTGCTTGGTTGTGGGTGGGTGCTGAGATGATTCATTTGATGGAACTTCCAAACCCTGATCCTTTAACTGGACGACCTGAACATGGAGGCCGCGATCGTCACACTTGTCTTGGAATAAGGGATGTATCAAAGTTGAAAGCAATTCTTGATAAAGCTG GTATTCCCTATACGCTTAGCAAGTCAGGAAGGCCAGCAATCTTTACAAGAGATCCAGATGCAAATGCTTTAGAATTTACTCAAGTGGATGGCTGA
- the LOC101203815 gene encoding uncharacterized protein LOC101203815 isoform X2, with product MASLLSLSTPPSPINLRRKVNLPNFSSISTNSSFKKHGKIERVGGCGYHGSCFTTRAKGGIEQDVLEKDKEPIEIDVENDYGAVGVHHVGVLCENLERSLHFYLNILGLQINEARPHDKLPYRGAWLWVGAEMIHLMELPNPDPLTGRPEHGGRDRHTCLGIRDVSKLKAIFTRDPDANALEFTQVDG from the exons ATGGCGTCCCTTCTCAGCCTATCAACTCCGCCATCCCCCATTAATCTGCGACGCAAG GTGAATCTTCCCAATTTCAGTTCTATATCTACAAActcttcatttaaaaaacatggGAAAATTGAAAGGGTTGGTGGTTGTGGTTATCATGGAAGTTGCTTTACAACAAGAGCCAAGGGGGGCATTGAGCAAGATGTGCTTGAGAAGGATAAAGAGCCAATTGAAATTGATGTTGAGAATG ATTATGGAGCCGTTGGCGTTCACCATGTTGGAGTACTCTGCGAGAATCTTGAGAGATCACTTCACTTTTATCTAAATATTCTAG GTCTTCAAATAAACGAAGCAAGGCCACACGATAAGCTTCCTTATAGAGGTGCTTGGTTGTGGGTGGGTGCTGAGATGATTCATTTGATGGAACTTCCAAACCCTGATCCTTTAACTGGACGACCTGAACATGGAGGCCGCGATCGTCACACTTGTCTTGGAATAAGGGATGTATCAAAGTTGAA AGCAATCTTTACAAGAGATCCAGATGCAAATGCTTTAGAATTTACTCAAGTGGATGGCTGA